Proteins found in one Venturia canescens isolate UGA chromosome 6, ASM1945775v1, whole genome shotgun sequence genomic segment:
- the rump gene encoding myelin expression factor 2, whose product MKTEESQMKNEDRERSRERDRNRRSDRQSRMSSSSRDRSRERNDRAGRKVSDRRIYVSNIPYDFRWQDLKDLFRTEVGKVAHVELFTDESDKPRGCGIVEFEDADSVKTAVDKMHRFDIKGRKLVVKEDYDVERDKYGRLASSRNNDRPREDRFRDAPRGSGMGRQNIPALNIGGGNSSGGGGGGLGGGGGGGSGDNKFGNTYGLSTQFLESLGINGPLVTRVFVANLDYKVDEKKLLEVFKLAGKVLHVELGKDKDGKSRGFGVVEYDHPVESVQAISMLHNQQLFDRRMTVRLDRANEPDMPPKLPEGLKGIGMGLGAGGNRLTDVARNIPNVQPNNPPVVNPISTPVLTATNAFAGGLNNVVPAQLASALTNSNAAAIQASLAAGSLGANLATNSLLNSSLTNELASNLNNFGGGVGLSSLQASLANSQANNSFAPRGISKLDADSGLNFGSSNAFGNSNYGVNRDFDVGGFNRGGDGDRVSGGNNVFTNNQNQGGNSGNRQNSNGSRPMSDTILIGNLPPNTTWQMLRDKFQDVGDVKFAEMRGTDMGLVRFASEWDAERAVTLMNRARIEGRQIEVRFY is encoded by the exons ATGAAAACTGAAGA GTCACAGATGAAGAATGAAGATCGTGAAAGGAGCCGCGAACGCGATCGTAATCGACGCTCCGATAGACAGAGCCGAATGAGTTCTTCGAGCAGAGATCGCAGCCGAGAAAGGAACGACAGAGCCGGCCGCAAAGTCTCCGATCGTAGAATTTACGTATCGAACATACCTTATGACTTTCGGTGGCAAGATCTCAAAGATCTCTTCAGAACAGAGGTTGGCAAGGTGGCTCACGTTGAACTATTCACAGACGAGAGCGACAAGCCACGAGGCTGTGGCATCGTCGAGTTTGAAGATGCTGATTCCGTCAAAACTGCGGTTGACAAGATGCACAGATTCGATATCAAGGGTCGAAAACTAGTCGTTAAAGAg GATTATGACGTAGAACGTGACAAGTATGGACGATTGGCCAGTTCACGAAACAACGATAGGCCAAGAGAGGACAGATTCAGAGATGCTCCAAGAGGTTCGGGCATGGGAAGACAAAATATACCTGCATTGAACATTGGTGGAGGTAACAGTAGCGGAGGTGGCGGAGGAGGATTGGGTGGAGGTGGCGGAGGTGGTAGCGGCGACAACAAATTTGGAAACACTTACGGACTGAGTACACAATTTCTGGAGTCTTTGGGAATCAACGGACCATTGGTCACAAGAGTTTTTGTCGCTAAT CTGGATTACAAAGTCGACGAAAAGAAACTGTTAGAAGTGTTTAAGCTCGCTGGAAAAGTGTTGCATGTCGAGTTGGGCAAGGATAAAGATGGAAAATCGCGAGGTTTCGGTGTGGTTGAATACGATCATCCGGTCGAATCGGTTCAGGCAATATCGATGCTTCACAATCAGCAGCTCTTCGATCGTCGTATGACAGTTCGTCTGGATCGGGCTAACGAGCCTGACATGCCACCAAAATTACCCGAGGGTCTCAAGGGTATTGGTATGGGTTTGGGTGCAGGCGGAAATAGACTCACCGATGTTGCGCGAAACATTCCTAATGTTCAGCCGAACAATCCTCCTGTCGTCAATCCAATCTCTACCCCGGTTTTAACAGCGACTAATGCGTTTGCCGGTGGCCTCAATAACGTTGTACCAGCACAACTCG CATCGGCCCTGACGAACTCCAATGCGGCGGCTATTCAAGCAAGTCTCGCGGCGGGCAGTTTGGGAGCGAATCTTGCAACGAATTCGCTGCTCAATTCATCGTTGACGAACGAGCTtgcctcgaatttgaacaatttcgGTGGTGGTGTAGGATTGTCAAGTCTACAAGCCTCACTGGCAAATAGTCAAGCAAACAATTCGTTTGCGCCTCGAGGGATTTCCAAATTGGACGCTGATTCCGGATTAAATTTTGGCAGTAGCAATGCTTTTGGTAATTCTAATTACGGAGTCAACCGAGATTTCGACGTCGGCGGCTTCAATCGGGGAGGTGATGGCGATCGCGTTTCTGGTGGAAATAACGTTTTCACCAACAATCAGAACCAAGGAGGGAACAGCGGTAATCGACAAAACAGCAACGGATCACGCCCGATGTCGGATACCATCCTTATAGGAAAC TTACCCCCAAACACAACGTGGCAAATGTTGCGAGACAAATTCCAAGATGTCGGTGATGTAAAGTTCGCTGAAATGCGCGGTACAGACATGGGGCTGGTGCGTTTTGCCTCGGAATGGGACGCTGAGCGTGCAGTCA CTCTGATGAACCGAGCTCGTATCGAGGGAAGACAGATCGAGGTACGTTTCTACTAA
- the Idh3a gene encoding probable isocitrate dehydrogenase [NAD] subunit alpha, mitochondrial, which yields MAAQWIRKAISPKLGGVRLYSSKLQKCTLIPGDGIGPEISAAVQKIFEAAKVPIEWESVDVTPVKGPDGRFGIPQAAIDSVNRNQIGLKGPLMTPIGKGHRSLNLALRKEFNLYANVRPCRSLEGYKTLYDNVDVVTIRENTEGEYSGIEHEIVDGVVQSIKLITEEASSRVAEFAFQYATDNNRKKVTAVHKANIMRMSDGLFLRCCREAAQKFPSIKFEERYLDTVCLNMVQDPSQYDVLVMPNLYGDILSDMCAGLVGGLGLTPSGNIGLNGALFESVHGTAPDIAGLDKANPTALLLSAVMMLKYMGLNEHARIIETSAYETIKEAKYLTGDLGGNAKCSEYTNEICKRVSAQTK from the exons atgGCGGCCCAATGGATACGAAAAGCA ATCTCCCCAAAACTCGGTGGTGTGCGTCTTTACAGTAGTAAACTACAAAAATGCACCCTCATACCAGGAGACGGTATTGGCCCCGAAATTTCGGCCGCTGTACAGAAGATCTTCGAAGCTGCCAAG GTACCAATCGAATGGGAAAGCGTTGATGTTACCCCCGTCAAGGGGCCTGACGGAAGATTTGGAATTCCTCAGGCTGCTATCGATTCTGTGAACAGAAACCAAATTGGCCTCAAAGGACCCCTAATGACCCCCATTGGTAAAGGTCATAGATCCTTGAATCTGGCGCTGAGAAA AGAATTCAATCTGTACGCGAACGTGCGTCCTTGTCGATCCTTGGAAGGATACAAAACATTGTACGACAACGTGGACGTTGTtacaattcgtgaaaataccGAAGGTGAATACTCCGGTATCGAGCACGAAATTGTTGACGGCGTGGTACAATCTATCAAATTGATCACTGAGGAAGCTTCAAGCCGAGTTGCCGAATTTGCCTTTCAATATGCCACCGACAATAATAGGAAAAAG GTCACTGCCGTTCACAAGGCCAACATAATGAGAATGTCCGACGGACTTTTTCTCAGGTGTTGTCGCGAAGCTGCTCAGAAATTCCCGTCAATCAAATTCGAGGAAAGGTATCTCGACACAGTTTGTTTGAACATGGTTCAAGATCCTAGCCAATACGACGTTCTCGTTATGCCGAATCTCTACGGTGACATTCTTTCGGACATGTGCGCCGGTTTGGTTGGTGGTTTGGGTTTAACACCCAGTGGAAACATTGGATTAAACGGTGCTCTCTTCGAATCT GTTCACGGAACAGCGCCCGACATCGCTGGATTGGACAAAGCGAATCCCACGGCTCTGTTGCTTTCAGCAGTGATGATGCTGAAATACATGGGGCTGAATGAGCACGCAAGAATAATTGAAACCTCGGCCTACGAGACGATCAAAGAGGCGAAATATTTGACAGGCGATCTCGGGGGTAACGCTAAATGCAGCGAATATACCAACGAAATATGCAAGAGAGTATCCGCTCAAACGAAGTAA
- the LOC122412133 gene encoding uncharacterized protein, with protein MTTTTGDPSSLKTPSSLSGGDFVSRLLAATPPYLYNVPLTPHSFFFSEMLRSFVQSKTEAGTSAASNNNGANVVRRRKRSWRDARERPLELTTKEKSQHHHHHHHHHHSHHQAQSQKDKYYGIPQPQGQPQSQQAQQPSTPPETHVENRFKVHNLPEDSITYGGESNLKRTQSYEQKTSPYSLSEPLKPVDENRADFCKQSHDFYDDSSRRFSSEQLAHQDAMFAAVTHKVKPEESPPQPQIPAEPKTRDSSPERTSHSEEKAKVANPDLNFLAEQRNKLQEFAGRNFLPGLTGVPRLDEQNKNFALSGVGVPSGTDFLPSGPLWYPPYPHSIAQSYPAIDPLHFFIDLRVSGHIWDRKMNERQLPFKSKHCSAFSVPQAKEYNRPLDLTRDEQAATSSGHNNGQTNQRGTHFILRNLNDTYKDIREMEKNLADNSSKSCSSDEHSGKDSQGRSLSKGELSASSASSSGENRPQKEEEGEGKDLRALIGLELVVDYVKEPKEDPNVDEEQSPDVGE; from the exons ATGACGACAACAACGGGGGATCCGTCGAGTCTGAAGACGCCGTCGTCGCTCTCCGGCGGGGATTTCGTGTCGCGATTGCTCGCCGCGACGCCCCCATATTTGTACAACGTCCCGTTGACCCCGCACAGTTTTTTCTTCAGCGAGATGTTGCGCTCGTTCGTCCAGAGCAAAACGGAAGCAGGAACCTCAGCCGCGAGCAATAACAACGGAGCCAACGTCGTCCGTCGTCGGAAACGATCGTGGCGAGACGCTCGCGAACGCCCGCTCGAATTGACCACGAAAGAGAAGTCGCAGCATcaccatcaccatcatcatcatcatcactcCCACCATCAGGCACAATCCCAGAAGGACAAATACTACGGAATTCCACAGCCTCAAGGACAACCGCAGTCGCAACAAGCTCAACAGCCGTCTACCCCGCCGGAAACCCACGTGGAGAACCGGTTCAAAGTTCACAACCTTCCGGAAGACTCGATAACCTACGGCGGAGAGAGCAACCTCAAAAGAACGCAGAGTTACGAGCAGAAAACTTCCCCCTATTCTTTGAGCGAGCCCTTAAAG CCAGTGGATGAGAATCGTGCGGATTTTTGTAAGCAGAGTCACGACTTTTACGACGATTCGTCCCGGCGTTTCAGCAGCGAGCAGTTGGCCCACCAGGATGCGATGTTCGCCGCGGTAACTCACAAAGTAAAGCCCGAGGAGTCCCCTCCCCAGCCTCAAATCCCCGCGGAACCGAAAACCCGGGACTCGAGCCCCGAGAGAACGTCGCACTCCGAGGAAAAGGCCAAAGTCGCGAATCCGGATCTGAACTTCCTCGCCGAGCAGAGGAACAAACTCCAGGAGTTTGCGGGACGGAATTTTCTACCAGGACTCACCGGAGTTCCGAGGCTCGATGagcagaataaaaattttgcgtTGTCCGGTGTCGGGGTGCCCAGCGGCACCGATTTCTTACCCTCCGGACCTCTCTGGTACCCTCCGTATCCGCACTCGATCGCTCAATCCTACCCGGCGATCGACcctctccattttttcatcgacctTCGGGTCTCCGGCCACATCTGGGATCGAAAAATGAACGAGAGACAACTGCCCTTCAAGAGCAAACATTGCTCAGCTTTCAGCGTCCCCCAGGCCAAGGAATACAACCGGCCTTTGGATCTCACCAGAGACGAACAAGCCGCGACCTCTTCGGGTCACAATAACGGTCAAACCAATCAACGCGGCACCCACTTCATCCTTAGAAATCTCAACGACACGTACAAAGACATTcgagaaatggagaaaaaccTGGCTGATAACTCATCCAAAAGTTGCAGCTCCGACGAACACTCCGGCAAGGATTCCCAAG GAAGGAGTTTGTCGAAGGGCGAACTTTCGGCGTCTTCCGCCTCGTCTTCTGGAGAAAATCGGCCGCAAAAAGAGGAGGAAGGAGAAGGCAAGGATCTTCGGGCTCTTATCGGACTCGAGCTTGTCGTCGATTACGTCAAAGAACCGAAGGAAGATCCGAACGTCGACGAGGAGCAATCTCCCGATGTCGGGGAATAA
- the LOC122412351 gene encoding G kinase-anchoring protein 1-like, giving the protein MATAVPSRFAVLSIDDDDFKPKKVQKPSSTGKSNPKGSKNDKQKQQPKKDEKKKTNKNKKKKGNNETQQWEQWKQKDSMAIEETYEQELHQAILLSKLAYEAQGENGRASKDQDDTKKAQSNKKSKKATMSLEEFNNLGASASVTEANTVTSIENKDSKTKVSDTEFFDRVERETKNEITKSKEKDILKSRFNQLDDDITSAQLKVEVEKRDDQITQLRLEVESLKDELTQVKNRNRKLYQILSHGEMKDKASVLAEVTKLQEIREELTLEVTSLHAQLEQERSKTRASSTDAKTTKQNNKKRPATENA; this is encoded by the exons ATGGCGACTGCCGTACCCTCACGATTTGCCGTGCTGAGCATTGACGACGACGATTTCAAGCCGAAAAAAGTGCAAAAACCATCTAGCACCGGAAAATCTAATCCCAAAGGCAGCAAAAATGACAAACAAAAGCAACAGCCTaaaaaggacgaaaaaaagaaaacgaataaG aataagaagaagaaaggTAATAACGAGACTCAACAGTGGGAACAATGGAAACAAAAAGACTCAATG GCGATAGAAGAGACCTATGAACAAGAACTGCACCAGGCGATATTGCTGTCAAAACTGGCTTACGAAGCTCAAGGTGAAAATGGCAGAGCGTCCAAAGATCAGGACGATACTAAAAAGGCCCAAAGCAACAAAAAGTCTAAAAAGGCAACAATGTCACTGGaagaattcaacaatttaggTGCTAGTGCCTCCGTCACAGAAGCAAATACAGTTACGAGTATTGAGAATAAAGATTCCAAAACAAAAG TATCAGACAcagaatttttcgatcgagttgaaagagaaacaaaaaacgagattACAAAAAGCAAAGAGAAAGATATTCTCAAGTCGAGATTTAATCAACTTGACGACGACATAACGTCTGCTCAACTCAAGGTCGAAGTCGAAAAACGTGACGATCAAATCACTCAGTTAAGGCTCGAAGTTGAATCTCTCAAGGACGAGTTAACCCAGGTCAAGAATAGGAATCGAAAGCTTTATCAAATTCTATCACATGGAGAGA tGAAGGACAAAGCATCCGTTCTCGCGGAAGTTACAAAACTGCAAGAAATACGGGAGGAGTTGACCCTCGAAGTGACGTCTCTGCACGCTCAATTGGAACAGGAAAGATCAAAAACGAGAGCATCGAGCACGGACGCTAAAACTACAAAACAAAAC AACAAGAAAAGACCAGCCACGGAAAATGCCTAA
- the LOC122412135 gene encoding uncharacterized protein: MACKTLCILGFIFFGFSRASARVFYVDGAANYAPNPLRTSYIYPLNYQPNEEPIEQSSRDLDMSFSAGDPLELPNDRGFLYPGMSRNVRPYPNRQEEPIIEVSRDYDRPASTHKLVDIPARRIIYGDQYPLLNRRVIRIDNNEGARKGEVVLELRVTANSKNDESI; the protein is encoded by the exons ATGGCCTGTAAAACTCTGTGCATTCTcggcttcattttttttggcttCTCCCGTGCGAGTGCGCGGGTTTTTTACGTCGATGGAGCAGCCAACTACGCGCCAAACCCACTCCGGACAAGTTACATTTATCCGCTGAATTATCAGCCGAACGAAGAACCGATCGAGCAGTCGTCCCGTGACTTGGACATGAGTTTCTCAGCCGGAGATCCTCTCGAGCTTCCCAACGACAGAGGCTTCCTCTATCCTGGCATGTCGAGAAAC GTTCGCCCGTATCCGAATCGTCAGGAGGAACCAATAATCGAAGTGAGCCGTGATTACGATCGTCCGGCCAGCACGCACAAGCTCGTGGATATTCCGGCTCGCAGGATCATCTACGGAGACCAGTATCCCCTGTTGAATCGCAGAGTCATCAGAATCGACAACAACGAAGGAGCTCGAAAGGGGGAAGTCGTGCTGGAACTTCGCGTCACGGCCAACAGCAAGAACGACGAGAGTATTTGA